The Acidicapsa acidisoli genome contains a region encoding:
- a CDS encoding GPW/gp25 family protein, translated as MNIDFPFHFDRRGRTAVADDDDHLREMIEELLFTSPGERVNQPDFGCGLRQMVFAPNSPEMAAALQFTLQAALQRWLGDLLQVKDLEVTSVDSTLNINLQYIRRSTNQSVAVQITGTM; from the coding sequence ATGAATATCGATTTCCCATTCCATTTCGATCGTCGCGGGCGTACCGCTGTTGCGGATGATGACGACCATCTGCGGGAAATGATCGAAGAGTTGCTATTCACCAGCCCTGGTGAGCGCGTGAACCAGCCGGATTTCGGTTGCGGACTGCGGCAGATGGTCTTCGCTCCGAACAGCCCGGAGATGGCTGCGGCGCTCCAATTTACCCTGCAGGCAGCCTTGCAACGCTGGCTGGGAGATTTGCTCCAGGTCAAGGACCTGGAAGTTACAAGTGTGGATTCCACCTTGAACATCAACCTTCAGTACATTCGTCGAAGCACCAACCAGTCGGTGGCTGTGCAGATAACAGGAACGATGTAA
- a CDS encoding phage baseplate assembly protein V — MSGTTGTSSRRKFYGKYKGVVESNVDADRSGRLLVSVPDALGSDPCIWAESASPLAGTGMGLYFVPPIGSGVWIEFQQGDSDFAMWTGCWRGSSADVPVLANSAPPEPPPIVLGSNLGNSIVISDVPGPTGGISIISNTGAAILINDAGITISNGKGAMITLMGTAVDINTGGLTVLK, encoded by the coding sequence ATGAGCGGGACGACAGGAACGAGCAGCAGAAGGAAGTTCTATGGCAAGTACAAGGGAGTGGTCGAGAGCAATGTGGATGCCGATCGATCAGGGAGGCTGCTCGTCAGTGTGCCGGACGCACTTGGCTCCGATCCCTGCATCTGGGCGGAGTCGGCAAGCCCTCTTGCCGGAACAGGCATGGGATTGTACTTCGTTCCGCCGATCGGTTCCGGAGTATGGATTGAATTCCAACAGGGAGATTCCGACTTCGCGATGTGGACGGGGTGTTGGCGCGGTTCATCGGCGGACGTCCCGGTCCTGGCAAATTCGGCGCCGCCCGAACCGCCTCCGATCGTGCTTGGCAGCAATTTGGGGAACTCGATTGTCATAAGCGATGTTCCGGGGCCTACGGGAGGTATTTCAATCATTTCGAATACGGGAGCAGCCATCCTCATCAACGATGCAGGAATCACGATCTCGAACGGCAAAGGCGCGATGATCACGTTGATGGGCACTGCCGTAGACATCAACACAGGTGGGCTCACGGTACTGAAGTAG
- a CDS encoding LysM domain-containing protein produces the protein MSSAQSLLTPVSVQATLYPATSRYYGLPTTTMQTPAGITIIYLTRRFVPSADQFSLIQMHTVTQDERLDNIANQYLGDPTAFWRLCDANNAMRPEELTETIGRQLRITLPQGMSTSPNA, from the coding sequence ATGAGTAGCGCTCAAAGCTTATTGACCCCCGTGAGTGTTCAGGCCACGCTGTATCCGGCCACGAGCCGTTACTACGGCTTGCCCACGACGACGATGCAAACGCCCGCTGGTATTACGATCATTTATCTGACCCGTCGATTTGTGCCTTCTGCCGATCAGTTTTCTCTGATTCAAATGCACACCGTGACGCAGGACGAGAGACTGGACAACATTGCAAATCAATACCTGGGAGATCCCACCGCATTCTGGAGGCTTTGTGATGCAAACAACGCAATGCGTCCGGAAGAGTTAACCGAAACCATTGGCCGGCAACTTCGTATCACTTTGCCGCAAGGAATGTCGACGTCGCCGAATGCTTAG
- a CDS encoding eCIS core domain-containing protein encodes MAQPAAPRIVHEVLRSPGEALDAPTRSFMESRFGRDFSRVRVHSDELAAESARSVNAAAYTVGSKLVFDRGQYASRTHEGRKLIAHELAHVVQQSSGTVQAAGDLRVGDSDSPQERAADNTSSWIMQSHGASGESLLSGSADRAILQRQPSQPGPPPTTGGLDLTVDLERGSVSVSVSGPSNTPLVPKPTIGLRRDASGQYHVLIGGKDKVVTLDEIPGMLRKAVGAGSGTAQAAKNFRIPTCHQLQLSGKERMPRFMTFEQYKLQQRIWHGQVNPLGGEVWLELTKSIFDALIELCFLTLTAPPREAPEYNDAPNGTLPKGSLYA; translated from the coding sequence TTGGCACAACCAGCAGCGCCTCGGATCGTGCACGAGGTATTGCGTTCTCCTGGCGAGGCTCTTGATGCTCCGACGCGCAGCTTTATGGAATCACGCTTCGGCCGGGATTTCAGCCGGGTTCGCGTGCACAGCGACGAACTAGCGGCCGAGTCCGCAAGGAGCGTCAATGCTGCGGCCTACACAGTCGGTAGCAAGCTGGTTTTTGATCGCGGACAGTACGCTTCAAGAACGCATGAAGGGCGCAAGCTCATTGCCCACGAATTGGCGCACGTCGTGCAACAGTCCTCGGGTACGGTGCAGGCGGCAGGCGATTTGCGTGTAGGGGACAGCGATTCGCCACAAGAGCGCGCTGCCGACAATACGAGCTCCTGGATCATGCAGAGCCATGGAGCATCCGGTGAGTCACTGCTTTCGGGTTCAGCGGACAGAGCTATTCTTCAGCGTCAGCCAAGTCAACCGGGACCGCCCCCAACCACCGGCGGCCTTGACCTGACAGTGGACCTTGAACGCGGCAGTGTAAGCGTGAGTGTATCGGGACCTTCGAATACGCCGCTGGTACCGAAACCTACCATTGGACTGAGGCGCGATGCGTCCGGACAGTACCACGTCCTGATTGGCGGCAAGGATAAAGTTGTCACCCTGGATGAGATTCCAGGAATGTTGAGAAAGGCTGTGGGTGCAGGATCGGGAACGGCGCAGGCTGCTAAAAACTTCCGCATCCCCACGTGTCATCAGCTTCAGCTCAGCGGCAAGGAGCGAATGCCGCGGTTCATGACGTTCGAGCAATACAAGCTTCAGCAGCGGATTTGGCATGGGCAAGTCAATCCGCTTGGCGGCGAGGTATGGCTTGAGTTAACCAAGTCAATTTTCGACGCATTGATAGAGCTCTGCTTTCTCACGTTGACAGCACCACCTCGCGAAGCTCCTGAATACAACGATGCCCCGAATGGAACCTTGCCGAAAGGCAGCCTGTACGCGTAA
- a CDS encoding ATP-binding protein, translating into MMDARAWEDANARYLSAALEWLRLRLNNIQKDDSAARGSRENRKTPDDLPNEPVETLDHFVEQEVSIEPGETFFPSLTILCENLGLSSFEKNVLLLCAAAEFDPGISALCAKSKSNFGLPHPTFALALSIFDEPAWDSFSPERPLRYWKLIEINQPGAEPLTMCALRADERVVGYLKGLNYLDDRLAPYLTPAGYAGPASDLAPSQRQVVEQIVQSWMRPLEMGARPIVQLSGPDALSKQTVALHAAADARLRLYRISCEAVPTQPTDLEAFARLWRRENLLLPLALYLDAQEMDSEPQATAMRRLLARCDGFLLLAVRETLPRPGRASWTIEVSKPTQEEQKCAWESVIGPKGSKIPGALSGQFSLNLSDISQIGQMAVSETDSTDTSYSQKLWDACRVRVRPHLDALALRLDPKATWDDIVLPEEEMMLLHQVAAQVNQRSKVYNDWGFGRRMNRGLGISALFAGESGTGKTMAAEVIANDLRLNLYRIDLSAVVSKYIGETEKNLRRLFDAAEDGGAILFFDEADALFGKRSEVKDSHDRYANIEVNYLLQRMEAYCGLAILATNMRSALDMAFTRRLRFIVNFPFPNLADRRRMWRKAFPSQTPVDDLDYDRLARVNLTGGSVHNAAINAAFLAAQAGKRVTMSMVLQSIRSELIKMDRAVNEADFRCLETTGEVA; encoded by the coding sequence ATGATGGATGCTAGAGCATGGGAAGACGCCAACGCGCGCTATTTGTCGGCAGCTTTGGAGTGGCTGCGTCTGCGGTTGAACAATATTCAGAAGGATGATTCCGCGGCGAGAGGGAGTCGTGAAAATCGGAAAACCCCCGATGATTTGCCGAATGAACCAGTCGAAACCCTGGATCATTTCGTAGAGCAGGAGGTATCAATCGAGCCAGGTGAGACGTTCTTCCCGTCTCTAACGATTTTGTGCGAGAACCTGGGCCTCTCAAGCTTTGAAAAGAATGTGCTGCTCTTGTGCGCGGCAGCGGAGTTCGATCCGGGCATCTCGGCGCTCTGTGCAAAGTCCAAGTCGAACTTCGGGCTGCCCCATCCCACATTCGCGCTGGCGCTTTCAATCTTTGATGAACCTGCATGGGATTCCTTTTCACCCGAGCGTCCCTTGCGCTATTGGAAGCTGATTGAGATCAACCAGCCCGGTGCGGAACCTTTGACAATGTGTGCTTTGCGCGCAGATGAGCGCGTTGTCGGGTATCTCAAAGGTCTGAACTATCTTGATGACCGTCTGGCCCCCTATCTAACCCCTGCCGGATATGCAGGTCCCGCCTCAGATCTCGCGCCTTCGCAGAGACAGGTTGTGGAACAGATCGTGCAAAGCTGGATGCGTCCACTGGAAATGGGGGCGCGACCGATTGTGCAACTGTCTGGGCCCGACGCCTTAAGCAAACAAACAGTGGCCTTGCATGCGGCCGCAGACGCGAGACTTCGTCTCTATCGAATTTCCTGCGAAGCAGTGCCGACCCAACCGACAGACCTGGAGGCGTTCGCGCGTCTTTGGAGAAGAGAGAATCTACTTCTGCCTCTTGCACTTTACCTGGACGCGCAGGAGATGGACTCTGAGCCGCAGGCGACGGCCATGCGCAGGCTGCTGGCACGTTGTGATGGTTTCCTGCTTCTGGCAGTTCGTGAGACTCTGCCTCGCCCGGGCCGCGCTTCGTGGACCATCGAGGTTTCCAAGCCCACGCAGGAAGAACAGAAGTGTGCGTGGGAGAGTGTGATTGGTCCCAAGGGCAGTAAGATTCCGGGAGCGCTATCCGGTCAGTTCAGCCTCAATCTTTCCGACATCTCTCAAATTGGACAGATGGCTGTCTCCGAGACGGACTCGACGGATACATCCTATTCACAGAAACTTTGGGATGCCTGTCGAGTGCGCGTGCGTCCGCACCTCGATGCATTGGCCCTGCGGCTGGATCCCAAGGCAACATGGGATGACATTGTGTTGCCTGAGGAAGAGATGATGTTGCTGCATCAAGTTGCAGCGCAGGTGAACCAGCGAAGCAAGGTATACAACGACTGGGGATTTGGCCGCCGCATGAATCGGGGCCTTGGGATCAGCGCATTATTCGCGGGAGAAAGCGGCACGGGCAAAACCATGGCGGCCGAAGTCATTGCCAATGATCTTCGCCTGAACCTCTATCGCATTGATCTTTCGGCAGTGGTAAGCAAATACATCGGCGAGACTGAAAAGAATCTTCGGCGGCTTTTTGATGCAGCAGAAGATGGCGGAGCCATCCTGTTTTTTGACGAAGCCGATGCGCTGTTCGGGAAGCGCAGCGAAGTGAAGGATAGCCATGATCGATATGCGAACATCGAGGTCAACTACCTGCTACAGCGCATGGAAGCCTACTGTGGGCTGGCCATTCTGGCAACGAATATGCGGAGCGCACTAGATATGGCATTCACACGGCGACTTCGGTTTATCGTGAACTTCCCCTTCCCTAACCTGGCCGATCGACGACGTATGTGGCGCAAGGCCTTTCCGTCGCAGACTCCAGTCGATGATCTCGACTACGATCGTCTGGCCCGTGTGAACCTGACTGGCGGCAGCGTTCACAATGCGGCGATCAATGCAGCTTTTTTGGCCGCGCAGGCAGGAAAGCGGGTGACGATGAGCATGGTGCTTCAGTCCATTCGCAGCGAATTGATCAAGATGGATCGAGCGGTGAACGAAGCGGATTTTCGTTGTCTTGAGACTACGGGAGAAGTGGCATGA
- a CDS encoding DUF4255 domain-containing protein, with translation MSNPLAIAAVTATLRNLLTAGVTADPDLADTVVTMQPLDRARVNGNTANQVNIFLYHVLPSGAWRNMDMPGRVKPGEIAQPPLGLNLYYLITAFGRDNDTQRPFSHQLMGRAMACLNDHPLLSSDEIKTALANNDLWLQLERVRFTLQPFSVEEIAKLWTGFQTQYRLSVAYEAAVVLIESSRAVVAALPVLQRGQGDSGIQSQTNLLSPFPTLEQIVLPPNQTTAQLGDTLTLTGYKLSGNQISVQFSHPLLTTPLTVSASTATDTEITVLLRSDVQAGAPAPNDPAIWPAGAYMVSVVISNKGQIDQTSNAMPLALSPAITTKLPMKAKRAKNGVVTCSLTCSPEVRPEQRVALMVGSQEIQSSPVANQTSQLSFVITGVDPGTYFIRLRVDGVDSQLVDRTTAIPEFDASQKVTIP, from the coding sequence ATGAGTAATCCGCTCGCCATCGCCGCGGTCACGGCCACGCTGCGCAATCTGCTGACGGCGGGAGTGACGGCTGACCCAGATCTGGCGGATACCGTTGTCACGATGCAGCCGTTGGACCGAGCCCGCGTGAATGGAAACACTGCGAACCAGGTAAACATCTTTCTCTATCATGTTTTGCCCAGCGGCGCGTGGCGGAATATGGACATGCCTGGTCGCGTAAAACCGGGAGAAATAGCGCAGCCTCCATTAGGATTGAATCTTTATTACCTGATTACAGCGTTTGGACGGGACAACGATACCCAGCGCCCCTTTAGCCATCAACTGATGGGAAGGGCGATGGCCTGTTTAAATGATCATCCGTTGCTGAGTTCCGACGAGATTAAGACGGCCCTTGCCAATAACGATCTTTGGCTTCAACTCGAACGGGTCCGATTTACCTTGCAGCCCTTTTCGGTGGAGGAGATTGCCAAACTATGGACGGGCTTCCAGACACAATATCGATTGTCCGTTGCATACGAGGCGGCAGTGGTGCTGATTGAGAGCTCGCGCGCGGTGGTGGCTGCTTTGCCGGTACTGCAACGGGGACAGGGCGATAGCGGCATTCAATCACAAACAAATCTGCTCTCGCCATTTCCTACGCTCGAGCAAATTGTTTTGCCACCGAACCAGACTACGGCGCAGCTTGGAGATACACTGACGCTCACAGGCTACAAGTTGAGCGGCAACCAGATCAGCGTTCAGTTTTCACACCCGCTCTTAACCACGCCGCTTACAGTGAGTGCTTCGACAGCAACGGACACAGAAATTACGGTTCTCCTTCGCAGCGATGTACAAGCTGGCGCGCCTGCGCCGAATGATCCAGCTATCTGGCCCGCGGGCGCTTACATGGTAAGCGTGGTGATCAGCAACAAGGGGCAAATCGATCAAACGAGCAATGCGATGCCGCTCGCGTTGTCTCCGGCAATCACGACTAAGCTTCCAATGAAGGCCAAGCGTGCCAAGAACGGCGTGGTCACGTGCAGTCTTACGTGCTCCCCTGAAGTGCGTCCAGAGCAGCGGGTGGCTCTGATGGTGGGAAGCCAGGAGATTCAATCTTCGCCGGTGGCGAATCAGACGAGCCAGCTCAGTTTCGTCATAACTGGCGTGGATCCGGGAACTTACTTTATCCGCCTGCGCGTGGATGGAGTGGATAGTCAGCTGGTGGATCGTACGACCGCAATTCCAGAATTTGATGCGTCGCAAAAGGTCACGATTCCATGA
- a CDS encoding T4 family baseplate hub assembly chaperone, translating into MAEPNLTARALALLAAAYPDASRAALAQLQIGERDRRLLALREQVFGKRLTGLAVCPGCESRMEFEFSVTDIAVPPIHEGNTVEPEILRRDGYEVAFHVPTSLDLAAVQELDGFDDRIRLLRERVVDSALFEGNAVAATELPQRIVAALDERLGEVDPLGDVRLNLVCGACNEEWQTSFDIVSFLWTEIHAWAIRLMREIHCLARAYGWHEADILAMSSWRRQRYLEMMSE; encoded by the coding sequence ATGGCGGAGCCCAACCTTACAGCAAGGGCATTGGCCCTTCTTGCGGCGGCTTATCCCGATGCCTCCAGAGCAGCGCTTGCGCAGTTGCAAATCGGAGAGCGCGATCGCCGGTTGCTGGCATTGCGCGAGCAGGTTTTCGGGAAGCGGCTGACGGGGTTGGCTGTGTGTCCCGGATGTGAATCGAGAATGGAATTTGAATTCAGCGTGACGGATATCGCCGTCCCACCGATTCATGAGGGGAACACTGTTGAGCCGGAGATCTTGCGCCGGGATGGATACGAGGTCGCCTTCCATGTTCCTACGAGCCTGGATTTAGCGGCGGTTCAGGAGTTGGACGGCTTCGACGACAGAATCAGACTGCTCCGGGAGCGTGTGGTCGATTCGGCGCTTTTTGAAGGAAATGCGGTGGCCGCCACCGAGTTGCCGCAAAGGATAGTAGCCGCATTGGACGAACGGCTGGGGGAAGTCGACCCGCTCGGTGACGTCAGGCTAAATCTAGTTTGCGGGGCATGCAATGAGGAGTGGCAGACATCTTTTGATATCGTTTCATTTCTCTGGACAGAAATTCATGCCTGGGCGATTCGCTTGATGCGGGAAATCCATTGTCTTGCGCGGGCTTATGGTTGGCACGAGGCCGACATTCTGGCTATGAGTTCATGGCGTCGTCAGCGTTACCTGGAGATGATGAGCGAATGA
- a CDS encoding phage tail protein, with translation MAQFTVNSYRFDPYKNFKFRVKWDGKYVAGISKVSGLKRSTEVVKHREGGDPSSSRKSPGRTEYDAITLERGVTHDTEFEKWANKVWDYGSGLGKEVSLKDFRKDLLLEFYNEAGQLAIAYKIYRCWVSEYQALPDLDANANAVAIQHIKLENEGWERDDAVPEPTEPSFTLPAQ, from the coding sequence ATGGCCCAATTCACAGTGAATTCCTATCGATTCGACCCCTACAAGAACTTCAAGTTCCGCGTAAAGTGGGATGGAAAATATGTTGCGGGCATAAGCAAGGTATCGGGTCTCAAGCGATCGACCGAAGTGGTAAAGCATCGCGAGGGCGGCGATCCCAGCAGCAGCCGCAAGTCTCCCGGACGCACGGAATACGATGCGATTACCTTGGAGCGTGGTGTCACCCACGATACCGAGTTCGAGAAGTGGGCGAATAAGGTATGGGATTATGGATCCGGTCTCGGCAAGGAAGTTTCTTTGAAGGATTTTCGCAAGGATCTACTCCTCGAGTTTTATAACGAGGCGGGTCAACTCGCGATTGCTTACAAGATTTACCGATGCTGGGTTTCGGAATATCAGGCGTTGCCGGATCTGGACGCGAACGCGAATGCGGTTGCGATCCAGCACATCAAGCTCGAGAACGAAGGTTGGGAACGGGACGATGCCGTACCCGAGCCAACCGAGCCCTCGTTTACGTTGCCGGCACAGTAG
- a CDS encoding phage tail sheath family protein, which yields MPVSTSYPGVYIEEIPSGVRTITGVATSITAFLGRALSGPLNGATTINNFGDFEQLFGGLAVDYPMSYAVNDFYQNGGGQAIIVRIFGGDPSKATAQLTVSGLKLNASSPGTWANGQAVGATVMNGLTASVDANLITADVASRYGLQVGDLFNLTVIEMSNGQVAMQERYLNVTVKPDTGLSAAARARRVDRVLAQSSELVVVPMKSPGVPDLPATNPAPPPAAPAAPAGPAAGPAPVAPAAPAAPAGPAPAAPAAPPAPVLALGGSDGAALQDTDYIPTNGQASKTGLYALEGADLFNLLCIPPDVPGGDTSLNVYSAALDYCYQKRRAMLIVDSPSIWSENPIGAADRAMNGLAALNLTGDRARNAALYFPRVIESDILSQGQQNTYVPCGMIAGIMASTDAQRGVWKAPAGLDAGLSGIVGLDVNLTNDENGQLNPLGINCLRTFKEAGSVVWGARTLRGADQLEDDYKYVPVRRFTLFLEESLYRGTQWVVFEPNAAPLWSAIRLNVGAFMQNLFVQGAFQGQTPTDAYFVKCDDSTTTQNDINLGVVNIIVGFAPLKPAEFVVLQIQQIAGTIAT from the coding sequence ATGCCAGTTTCGACGAGTTATCCGGGCGTCTACATCGAAGAAATCCCAAGCGGCGTGCGCACCATCACAGGTGTCGCGACCTCAATCACAGCGTTTCTTGGTCGTGCGCTGAGCGGGCCGTTGAACGGAGCTACGACGATCAATAACTTCGGGGATTTCGAGCAGCTGTTTGGCGGGCTTGCTGTCGATTACCCGATGAGCTACGCGGTCAACGATTTTTATCAGAACGGCGGCGGCCAAGCCATCATCGTCCGGATTTTCGGAGGGGATCCCAGCAAGGCGACAGCACAGCTGACTGTCTCTGGTTTGAAGCTGAACGCGTCAAGTCCGGGTACGTGGGCGAATGGTCAAGCCGTCGGGGCAACTGTAATGAATGGCCTGACAGCGAGCGTCGATGCCAATCTCATTACAGCGGATGTAGCGAGTAGATACGGATTGCAAGTAGGCGATCTGTTCAATTTGACCGTTATTGAAATGTCTAACGGACAAGTGGCGATGCAGGAAAGATACCTGAACGTTACGGTCAAGCCGGATACAGGTTTATCTGCGGCAGCCAGGGCGCGGCGTGTGGATCGCGTTCTGGCGCAGAGTTCGGAGCTTGTAGTCGTACCGATGAAGTCGCCTGGAGTTCCGGACCTGCCAGCAACGAATCCTGCCCCGCCGCCTGCCGCCCCGGCTGCGCCTGCCGGGCCTGCGGCTGGCCCTGCACCTGTTGCTCCGGCCGCTCCCGCTGCGCCCGCAGGACCTGCTCCGGCCGCTCCCGCTGCCCCGCCTGCCCCTGTTTTAGCACTAGGCGGATCTGACGGCGCTGCGCTGCAAGACACAGACTACATACCGACCAATGGCCAGGCGAGTAAGACGGGACTCTATGCGCTGGAGGGAGCTGATCTTTTCAACCTGTTGTGCATTCCGCCTGATGTGCCCGGTGGGGACACCTCACTCAATGTGTATTCGGCGGCGCTGGATTATTGTTACCAGAAGCGCCGAGCGATGCTGATCGTAGATTCACCAAGTATATGGAGTGAAAACCCGATTGGCGCTGCCGATCGAGCGATGAATGGATTAGCCGCCCTGAATCTTACGGGAGATCGTGCGCGCAATGCAGCGCTCTATTTTCCGCGGGTAATCGAATCGGACATATTGAGCCAGGGACAGCAGAACACCTATGTGCCATGCGGAATGATTGCGGGCATCATGGCATCGACGGACGCACAACGCGGAGTGTGGAAGGCTCCGGCGGGTCTTGATGCAGGCTTGAGTGGTATTGTGGGGCTCGATGTGAATTTGACCAACGATGAAAATGGTCAGCTTAATCCACTGGGAATTAATTGCTTGCGCACTTTCAAAGAGGCGGGAAGCGTGGTCTGGGGTGCGCGCACGCTGCGTGGAGCCGATCAACTGGAAGATGATTACAAGTACGTTCCAGTGCGTCGATTCACGCTATTCCTTGAAGAGAGCTTGTATCGCGGAACTCAGTGGGTCGTATTTGAGCCTAATGCTGCTCCACTCTGGTCGGCAATTCGTCTGAATGTGGGTGCCTTCATGCAAAACCTTTTTGTGCAAGGCGCCTTTCAAGGGCAGACGCCTACCGATGCCTACTTTGTGAAGTGCGATGACAGTACAACGACCCAGAATGATATCAACCTTGGGGTGGTGAATATCATTGTGGGGTTTGCCCCGTTGAAACCGGCGGAGTTCGTGGTGCTTCAGATTCAGCAAATCGCGGGAACCATCGCGACCTAA